In Campylobacter sp. RM16187, the DNA window GATATTCATAAAATTTTTTACTATGATCAGGATGAATCAAATGCGCTAATTCGTGAAATATAACGTATTCTACGCATTTTTTTGGTTTTTTGATTAGTTCAAGATTTAAGTTTATATATGATTTTACCGCATTGCAGCTACCCCAGCGAGTCTTCATCTTACGAATTCTTACATTTTTTATATCTCTTTTTACCATCTTATTAAACTCGTTTATGATGTTAAAAAAACAGATAAGAGCCTTATCTTTATACCACTCATCAAGTAGTTTTTGCTTCTTTTTAAAGTTATTCTTATCTCGCACAAAAAGCTCTAAAGTGCCTCTGTTAAGCCTTACAAACTCTTCTTTGCTTTCATTTACTTTTAGCCTATAGCTTCTTCCTAGATACTTCATCTCTTCGCCGCTTACAAGCTCTTTTTCACGACTTTTAAATTTGGCAAAGAATTCTTGCTTGCTAATTATCCACTTCTCACGCTTTTTAAGCACAAACCCTATATGCTCATCGCTCGCATCTTTTGGCGCATTTATTATTACTTCACCGCTTGGCTTAACTTTAATGCTAAAGTTTTTAATATCCTTTTTAATAATTTTTACGCTTTTAAGCATAATGATT includes these proteins:
- a CDS encoding M48 family metallopeptidase; this translates as MLKSVKIIKKDIKNFSIKVKPSGEVIINAPKDASDEHIGFVLKKREKWIISKQEFFAKFKSREKELVSGEEMKYLGRSYRLKVNESKEEFVRLNRGTLELFVRDKNNFKKKQKLLDEWYKDKALICFFNIINEFNKMVKRDIKNVRIRKMKTRWGSCNAVKSYINLNLELIKKPKKCVEYVIFHELAHLIHPDHSKKFYEYLSVYMSDWQERKRVLENSLD